The genomic segment GCTACACCAGGGATAaccaattaaaattttaatgggTCCAGTTGTGAAAATTTCCTTCATATTAAGGTCCAATCTGGATATTTTGGGTTCATTTTAGTTATTAAAACATTAAGACACATTTACAACAGTGACAACTTTAAGCCTGCAttacagaaaacagaaatgcttttcaacaaaaataataaagaccaAAAGGTTTTTGtcctaaataaaatacaagcaaagtttcaagtttttaactttcccttttacaatttattttctgctgtttgaacaaagcaacattaacattttttgaacaatGAAAGGGATTTTCATCCAGTCTTTCATTAAACATAATATGTCTACAGCTGAAACGgcaataatatatttttgaaacagaTAAACAGACATTTGACTTTTCATTAAACATCTCTTGagggtgagtgtgtgtggtggaatatttttttctatggaagaccccaaaatgaataaatgatgagCAGCATACAATTTGAAGCCAAATTTGAAGTAATCATGGACTGAACTTTCTCAAGAACCAAATCcacaatttttaacaaatgcaCTCCTTTTTTCAACAATTAGTTCTTAAATAATTCTGGAGattaacattcttttttttcttttagtgggAGAAATGTGCATGTGACCATTTGAGCAGCCTggaaatcccatagacttgcATAAAGGAATAAACTGCTATTGCTCAGTCATTAGATTTGTCACAATAACTGTCtttgctctgatttttttttctaatgttctCTAGCAAAGAAAGTAGATCTGTTTTCTCAAACAAATCTTAGATGGAAAAAGGTGTGTTTCATCAAAGTGAATTGAAGTCCAGCTGGTTAAATAAATTGGTGAGACagaaagttttgattttatgcCAATTTAATTCGGTTCAATTTCACtggaattgttttgttttccttttagcaGCAAGTGTGaggaaagtatgaggaaaactCACCACTGTTGATTTCATCATAATGTTATCTGTTCTTGCTGGAATCTCAGCAGTCCAGTCGGTGTTGCCGGCTCCCctgctgttttttcttcacagtTATAAACCCACCAAATAGTCTTTTAGATGGTATTGATTTCTGGGGTTGAGCACTCTTTGGTGTGGTCAAACGAGTACATTGTGCCTTAAACAGGGTTGTGACTTTGATATTTACTTATAGCCGGAGCTACGCTGAGTCATTTGTTCCTCTTGCATGTAGCAATGCGCTGGCATGGATGTACTGACTTGTCTTGCCTCAGTTTTCCCTCTTAATACTTGATGGAAAAATGAGTCAGCTTCCACTTTGGGGGGAGTTAATGTAGGACAGGGGTGCTTTGCTTCTTGCACACATGCTTTGTGTCTTTTGATGCAAAAACTTGTGctgatacttttttattattattctattttttttccttgctgcattttcaagtttttaagccccactccgatcatattttgagttgttttcaaagtgtttcctaTGGTCTTTTATGCCATTTGTGGCCAAAATCAAagaacctgtgtcgttttccaggacatagtttctgtagagcggcaggggTTTATTAGAATTTCGGCTCTGATGTGTGGACAGGACTATTTGCACAGAGCAACCCTGCCCCCCtggctgagagttctctgtttacacaatcTGCCACTAGTTTACAGACCCTTCCCacccccagcctaacattacaGAGGCAACAAAAGTGGctaacaatattggagctatccagctgtgcagttttgtgccagataccagctcaggaACGGAAACTGaagacttacatggatctagtccTCTAAAAGTGGATGCATAGCAGCGAGgttgtggcccacccagtgcGTTTTCTATGCCACAAATAGGCTCTTTTTCCAACttaagtttttcatttaatacgatttgaatccagaaatactaataaatgcattttaagcgtagttttcttcatacatgtcctccatcatcagataaataccacaagaacacgttaaaaacatcaaaaataccTTTATTAttagagtgggtttttaagctACTCTTCCCTTTTACTTTTGCTTCAATAATTTACATCTTGTTTGCCCTCTTTCAATTTCACACTTCCCTTATCCTGCAGTTACTCATCATTCAATGAGGATTATATATTCATGGTCTAAATTAAGGgtgtcaaaacttttttccaaagaGGGAAAGATTTGCTGAGGTGAAAAAGTGAGAGGGTCAATCATTCAGCCCGAATTATACAACCACGAATATAAATGAAcgatttaatgatttttttttttttgcaacaggaTAGTATCActatcaaaaatcaaaaataaataaaagtatatatcAAATGCTCACTCTAAGCTTCTAAATGTAAATCAAGTAGTTATATTATTCAAAAGTACAAACCACTGTGATTCTGATCACAGaaacacattcattcatttcttgaCATTTTAGTAATTATCTCTAGAAGTGTAACAGAAAGGTCCCGTGACAGCGTTGCTACAGGTTTACAACGGTTTATGACGGAATCAAGCCGACCATAATCATGAAATTAAGCACACCAGTGGATgcattttattgatttcatgAAAGGAGCCTACAGGTCGATTGAAATTTGAGTGCGAGTTGCAATTGGCAAACATGCCGGATTTTGAACATACCTTTTCTAAATGTTGTCTTTCTTTCTGTGCATGTGAAGAGTAAAGACAGATTCTCAGGAAGCACAGTAGTCATGACTTATATAATGACTTATTTAAGTGCTACACTATTTCACATTCTTTTTGCGCACCTTTCAGTATGACCTACATTGCAAATTGATTCACTTTCATAACAGAAAGTACCAGTTACAAAGTTGGACACAATTGTTGGTTGAAGGACAAGCACGTCCACACATTCGACTGCTAGTGTAGGGAGAGAAAGCCATTCATTACAGAGAGCACATCACATGAATTGAAACTTTAGTGTTTCATTTcttccataaaaacattttcattttttttaatgtacggAACAAACAGTCTGTAGTTGTTTGACAGAGGAATAGATGTTGCAAATGTgatgaagccttttttttttgttgcatttttccagTGTAATCCTAGTATCTTTGTACAGATAAAACGATCCACAGTTTCCAAACTAGGCCTTGCCTTGTGATGAGGCCTAAGTAGGTGGTACTGTACTATTTAAAAggtcatttccatttttttaagacttgtACTCATTTTTAGGTATTACTTatcagaaaaagaaactgtGCTGTGCTCTGTAGTGAAGCATAAAATTACCTGAAGTTcctttcttcatattttttttttttaatttctgtaaataaatgtatttttttttacagtgtaatatTTGCAATTctattttgtttcattcttcGACTTAGCTAAACATTGGTTTCAGTCAATGCAAGATAAATAGGTATAAGAATTACATTTATGGGTTTCTAAAGCAAAATATTGTCTATAACTTAAATTATGGTTAATATATAATGATTTTTTGACAACATGACCAATGCATAGCTTGATCAATCAACCGTTACATTCTTGTTATCTCATCTTGTTAGATTATgtgaaagttataaaaatgtttatgcttACCCTATACTAACCCTTTATGATGTGtcaaaataagcataaaatgttttgtatttctttttaacacaTCTACTCTCCAAGATTACATGACATAAGGCTCTGGCTGGTTTTCTTCCAGGTGATTGCAATAGTGATGGACCTGCTCACAGATGTTCAAATCCTGCAGGATCTAATGGATGCAGCTTGTCAGCGTTCAGTGCCTGTTTACATCTTGTTGGATCGACAAGGCGTGCCACACTTTCTGGACATGTGCTCCAGACTTCAGATCGGCGTACGGCATCTTCTAGTAAGAGCAGCTCTTTTCTTCATACTGTCTTGCATTAAGTTGCTAAGACCTACAACAGAATGAGTGCTGTATTAGTTTCAAGTCAATTCAAACTGGGATAGTCCCACGAGAGTGAGGAGTCCAGATAAATTTGACATCTTTTGGTTTATTGATGAGCGCTGCATGGTAGTGTCTTAGTGAGAAgaccctggtttgaatcccggctaTGAGTTTGTATGTCCTCCCtctgcatgtgtgggttttcctTGGGACTCCTGCTTCCTCCCACATATCAAAAACAGGTTtcactgattgattgattactCTAAACTGCCCATAAAGTGTGACTGTATCTGTTGTGGCCCTGTAATGGACCAGTGAAATGCCTCAGGTATACCCTACTTTTGTCCAGAATTATCTGGAATAATCTCCACCAACCCCTATACTCTACTCCGACTAAGCAGGAATAGAACATTGCTGGATGGTTTATTGAACACTGCAATCTCAGAAACAAACTAAAGGTTGAAAgtgcctggaaaaaaaaaacatgcagttcCACCAGCTGTTCACTCGGGGGCAGTACTGTCCAAAGGAAACTTTGGACTCTAACAACTACAAAATCAAAGAAGACAATCATTGGTTCTGTTTGGCCTCAGACCAATCTATTACTCATTTTTGCATTGCCGATGACACTATCTTTCAACTTGCTTACGATTAGCATTTCCTTTTTCGTCATTTAATCCCTTATGGCTTGCATCTTTTGCAAGTAAATTGAGACTGTTGCTCAGAGATGTACCAAGTTCAGAGAAAACAaccatttcagtttatttagaaaatgtcaTACAGGAGTGTTTGTCCAATGCTTAAATGGTTCAAACCAGTGTTGGTAAAATAATCATGAGTTCAGCATCAGGAAGTTGAATCCTTCAGCTAAATTAAACTTGTATGACATTATGGTGGTAATTTCTTTATGCTTAGTCTCAtcttatatttaatttaaaatgtgagaGAGACAAATTAAggtgacatttaaaatgtactGTATAATGAAAGTAACATCAGTAAATGAAGAGTTAGGAAAAGGCTTACTCAACACAAGCTCtgggatctatttttctgccgAGAGCTTCATTCACACCTACACGAGTTTAGTCAAACACCAAAGGGAACATTTTGAAGAATATTTAAATCCAAGTGTTCCGTGGTTATTTGAAGCAATGAGTACAATTTCTTGTCACAGTAGTGGTGGCCGCTAAGGGCTTAGTCACAACAGACCTTACAGGTGGACACAGATTGTCTGTGTCCACCTGTAAGGAAAACTTGTATGGGAGACACAACTGGCCCTCATGAAATGTCAAGGTTGTAGATCGCTCGGTGAGCCCGTAGAGCTTTACAGAACTTTTTGATATACTTACCAAATACACGCccatggtacgttccattttcatgatgccCCTTGAGGGGGCCGTACAAGCCTAAAGAGTACTGCAAGACACGCCTgcactccccttaagatgcagccactccTATCTATGATCATCCACAGACCCAGACAAACCCTAAAACTGTGTGACCAAGGCCTTAGGGAGTTTAAACCCCAAGGAGGACTCTTTGAGTCATCAAGGTGCCCCGCTGGGTGTTTTGCAGACATGTCTTGTCCAATAACTCACTTCACTCCATAATTATTATCATTTATcaccaaaaggaaataaaaaaaatgtacattgaCTTTGTTGTTGTGAAACCAGGATTGAGGTTTTTCAAAAAGATGGAACAGATTTGCATGAGTGTACCTCTGTCAAATTCCTAGTGGTTAGCTTTCATGTCTCTcaataagattttcttttttaaatacatctatctcttttttctttctaggTTTGGGGAGTGCTTGAATTTGTGATTAAGATCTTCGAGGTTTAGTGACATTTTTTCACACCTAAAATATTATCTGACTGAAtattaaattagaaaatcaaattttttctaactttaacaTGAGTTATTTTATAGATGACCAAATACCAATATGGGTTACCATCTAATGATTATCATTgtctacaacaaaaaatgtgtattgcAAAAGCATATACACTAGTGAAATACATTTTCCAGAATTGTCTAAGAAGTAGGAGTGTAtgtagatattttttctgtttaactcCGGCACTATTTTGCTTAATGGATTATTTTACTGGCCATGGCCTGACTTGAAGGTTTTGTGGTTGCAGAAAATCCGGACCAGAATACTTCAGGGAATTGgcttctgtttgtcttttgGCAAATTCCCTGGGTCTCTTTGTAATAAGTACATGCTGGTGGACGGGGACAAAGTAATGTTTGGCTCTTACAGGTGAGTAAATGTTTCAgtgatttaattttgaattttatatgaagaaaaatcCAATGCACCAGTCACGCAATCACATTTGAAAAACATGCGCATAAATGCAGAGATTAATAGCTGTCTTCACCTTTGTCGATTTCCTCCTTTGAATCGGGAATTCTTGTGAAGGGTGGATGAAATTGAATTCGCAGCATTTCTTAGTCACTCCCTAAAGTGTTCTCCGTGACTAGTTCTGGTTCAGTTGAAGTCAGGAATAGCAAACATAATAGTAAACTAAGATTTAAGCAAAAACTTCCTCATGCTTACCAGGGGCGGACAAGGAGCATAGATCACCAAACAAGTGTTTGTCACAGATTCTTCACTTCAACTTTGAGATAGAATGTAAGCAAAATagacagaaaatcacattgtatgtttttttttatgatgcagAAAATGAGTTTTAGTTCAAAAACTAGAAGTTCATCTGAATACTTTGTAATGTAACCCTTGTTGGCAATGGCAGATGCCAAGTACTATTTCCTGCACCattatacaaatacatttatttaaaaaaaaaatcacacattcaGTCTTTCACAGTTCAAGTGtatctatgatgaacattacagacctatttcttttttttaacttgcagAATTGGTGACTGCCAAAGATTTTGTTGCtccaatgtttttgtattttgtgaaacatttctcacgtatgagaaaatccctGGCACAGGCAGTTTGTCGTGTACCTGTAATGACAAGACATGGCTTAAACACACTTATCACTGACATAGCACAGGGACAAATGAGCTGCTCCACCATTTCATACGGTTCATAAGCTTCTCCATATTAGTGCTGTATTGTGCTGCTTGGTGTGCAGTGAACTGAGGTAGCTTAGTCAGCTTGTAAGTCAATAAGTGAGCCATCCAGGAACAGAAATCCAGAATAAATAGAGGCAAAGATGTTTattgctgtgattttttttttctaagcttcTATAACACCCATTTCCTTTGattaaacatgaataaacagGATATACCAAAATCCAGCAACACTATAACATGctgaaaagtaataaaataaaaaaatgctacatgttagctgtgttagcatatttctAAATCACCCAACCAATATCctaccaaaaacattttgaccgaGCGCTGTGTACCTCTCACAAATGCTTCGACATCAGTAAACATAACTAGAATTAATTCATATATGAAGCACTCAGGAAAATAAGGCAcacttgttttttgaaaaacaaaataaggttTTAACGCGTTCCCTATATTGGAGAAAACATAGTAGTTGATTGATGAACTAAAGTTAGAATAACTAGTTTTTTTGACATGATGCACAGTTTCACTGAAAGGTGGAAAGCAAACCGtcaaattttattgtatttcctATACCTTCCCTAGGCGGCGAAAGcggtttgactttttttcattagtcAAACTATATTTAGTGcattgtctgttttatttaataaccTTGTGTAATTCATAACAGTTAATCATAATGCATTATATTCATAATATATTcccttttttcttcagtttctccTGGTGTACATCTCGGATGGATCGAAACATGATCACTGTGATGACGGGACAAGTGGTCGACTCTTTTGACAGAGACTTCCGAGAGCTGTATGCTGTATCTGAGAAGTTGGACCTCTACAAAGAATTTCATATCAGTCAACCAGACAACACTAGAACTGCTACTGTGCGCTCCAAATTGGAACCCAAACGCCCACCGCTACCAGCAACCACATCCCGGTTCCAGGTCAGCTTAGGGGATTCCCAGAACACCAACATCCAAGTCCCCGCACACAAATACTATAATCCAAAATACTCGCTCCTTTTAGAGAGCCCTCTACGCCCAACAATGTCTCTTCAAGAACTTGGACCTAAAATAAATTCTCTTCATCCTGTGATTTCTGAAGACATGGACGAGGGAAGGCCGAGAGTGACCAGCAGTGTTCGGGTGAACACGACAAGTCCAGTATCAGAGGCTGAACTGAGTGAAAGCCTACCCAAAGCTAAGCAAAATGCACCAGAAAAAAGCTGGAAAGCGACATGGAAGAGAAAAACTCGTAAGAATTCAGTGAAAACTCCTCCGTCTACTGGAATTAGTGCAACTGATGAGACCGAAGACAGTTTGGAGATTAATGTACCTCGATCTAAAGCAAGTAGAAAACTGTCCAAGCTGGAGAAAAAAGCGTCTCTGCAAACCGTCAACACAGCACAAGACAATGAAAGCACCAGTAA from the Oryzias melastigma strain HK-1 linkage group LG1, ASM292280v2, whole genome shotgun sequence genome contains:
- the fam83fb gene encoding protein FAM83F isoform X2; amino-acid sequence: MAESQLMVLDDGRIGARIPESKPEFYYSEEQRIAIEELLKNGDGAFKTRLKDEKMTDFLSAREVKMLVSSFTQYDTEGESSNNPTTETHADSGVHSTYWPEMSDTEVPSLEIGWPSGGLFKGVTRVAVHTHPPKDNGPHLKEVARRLIQEASKVIAIVMDLLTDVQILQDLMDAACQRSVPVYILLDRQGVPHFLDMCSRLQIGVRHLLKIRTRILQGIGFCLSFGKFPGSLCNKYMLVDGDKVMFGSYSFSWCTSRMDRNMITVMTGQVVDSFDRDFRELYAVSEKLDLYKEFHISQPDNTRTATVRSKLEPKRPPLPATTSRFQVSLGDSQNTNIQVPAHKYYNPKYSLLLESPLRPTMSLQELGPKINSLHPVISEDMDEGRPRVTSSVRVNTTSPVSEAELSESLPKAKQNAPEKSWKATWKRKTRKNSVKTPPSTGISATDETEDSLEINVPRSKASRKLSKLEKKASLQTVNTAQDNESTTGKSRLQGKPSCKVS
- the fam83fb gene encoding protein FAM83F isoform X1, which produces MAESQLMVLDDGRIGARIPESKPEFYYSEEQRIAIEELLKNGDGAFKTRLKDEKMTDFLSAREVKMLVSSFTQYDTEGESSNNPTTETHADSGVHSTYWPEMSDTEVPSLEIGWPSGGLFKGVTRVAVHTHPPKDNGPHLKEVARRLIQEASKVIAIVMDLLTDVQILQDLMDAACQRSVPVYILLDRQGVPHFLDMCSRLQIGVRHLLKIRTRILQGIGFCLSFGKFPGSLCNKYMLVDGDKVMFGSYSFSWCTSRMDRNMITVMTGQVVDSFDRDFRELYAVSEKLDLYKEFHISQPDNTRTATVRSKLEPKRPPLPATTSRFQVSLGDSQNTNIQVPAHKYYNPKYSLLLESPLRPTMSLQELGPKINSLHPVISEDMDEGRPRVTSSVRVNTTSPVSEAELSESLPKAKQNAPEKSWKATWKRKTRKNSVKTPPSTGISATDETEDSLEINVPRSKASRKLSKLEKKASLQTVNTAQDNESTSKYQRDVNSNVSSHVTSIEKKDEKKIIYIFFRMTKNYF